Proteins found in one Labrenzia sp. VG12 genomic segment:
- a CDS encoding sigma-54 dependent transcriptional regulator, whose protein sequence is MQALSGKILIVDDDPIQRRLLQEAVKKFGYRSKTAENGAEAVRIMTGPEASEIDLIILDMVMPELDGLGVLERLRGDKIATPVIVQTAHGGIDTVVSVMNAGAQDFAVKPVAPERLNVSIRNLLKTSALEGEITRIRSKASGTLTFSDIITHSAAMERVIDLGKRAAASNIPILIEGESGVGKEMIASAIQGSSDRKSKPLVTVNCGAIPDNLVESILFGHEKGAFTGAVDKHVGKFQEAHGGTLFLDEVGELPQEVQVKLLRAIQENEIDPIGARRPVKVDFRLISATNRRLIDQVKEGVFREDLYYRLNVFPIWIPPLRDRREDIPALTRHFLARFAAEEGKPQVAGVTPDTLAMLQAYHWPGNIRQLENAVFRAVVLCDGAQLTINDFPQIAAATEQPVSVSPIPAPAISETPAAAPAMSPGVPVATAPAPTPPPPPSQTGFEGAAPFGFMRNLDQEGHVRKLTDIEEELIRAAINHYSGRMTEVAKRLGIGRSTLYRKLKEYGLEEGGKEDAA, encoded by the coding sequence GCGCAGACTGTTGCAGGAGGCGGTGAAGAAATTCGGCTACCGGTCGAAAACCGCCGAGAACGGCGCAGAAGCCGTGCGCATCATGACAGGTCCCGAGGCCAGCGAGATCGATCTGATCATTCTCGACATGGTCATGCCGGAGCTCGACGGTCTTGGTGTTCTGGAGCGGCTGCGCGGCGACAAGATAGCCACACCGGTGATCGTGCAGACAGCCCATGGCGGCATCGATACCGTGGTCAGTGTCATGAACGCCGGGGCACAGGATTTTGCCGTCAAACCGGTTGCCCCGGAACGGCTCAACGTATCGATTCGCAATCTCCTCAAGACCTCGGCTCTGGAAGGCGAGATCACGCGCATCCGCAGCAAGGCCTCGGGCACGCTGACCTTCAGCGACATCATAACCCATTCGGCCGCCATGGAACGGGTCATTGACCTGGGCAAGCGGGCCGCCGCCTCCAACATTCCGATCCTGATCGAGGGCGAGAGCGGCGTCGGCAAGGAAATGATCGCAAGCGCCATTCAGGGCTCGAGCGACCGCAAGTCCAAGCCGCTCGTGACCGTCAATTGCGGCGCCATTCCCGACAATCTGGTCGAATCGATCCTGTTCGGCCACGAGAAGGGCGCCTTTACCGGTGCGGTCGACAAACATGTCGGCAAATTCCAGGAAGCCCATGGCGGCACGCTGTTTCTCGACGAGGTCGGCGAACTGCCGCAGGAAGTTCAGGTCAAGCTGCTGCGCGCGATCCAGGAAAATGAAATCGACCCGATCGGGGCACGTCGCCCCGTCAAGGTGGATTTCCGGCTGATCTCCGCCACCAACCGCCGCCTGATCGATCAGGTCAAGGAAGGCGTCTTCCGGGAAGACCTCTATTACCGGCTTAACGTGTTCCCGATCTGGATCCCGCCACTGCGCGACCGGCGCGAGGACATTCCGGCCCTGACCCGTCATTTCCTGGCCCGCTTTGCCGCGGAAGAAGGCAAGCCGCAAGTGGCCGGCGTCACACCGGATACGCTGGCCATGCTGCAGGCCTATCACTGGCCCGGAAACATCCGGCAGCTTGAAAACGCCGTCTTCCGCGCCGTGGTTCTGTGCGATGGGGCACAGCTGACCATCAATGACTTCCCGCAGATCGCGGCCGCTACCGAGCAGCCTGTGTCAGTGTCCCCCATCCCGGCACCGGCGATCTCCGAGACGCCGGCGGCGGCACCAGCCATGTCCCCAGGTGTTCCGGTCGCGACTGCACCGGCACCGACGCCCCCGCCGCCGCCCTCACAAACCGGATTTGAAGGAGCGGCCCCCTTCGGCTTCATGCGCAATCTCGATCAGGAAGGACATGTCCGCAAACTGACCGACATCGAGGAAGAACTGATTCGTGCAGCCATCAATCACTATTCAGGGCGAATGACCGAAGTCGCCAAGCGGCTTGGCATCGGCCGGTCCACACTTTATCGCAAGCTCAAGGAATACGGGCTTGAGGAGGGCGGCAAGGAAGACGCCGCCTGA
- a CDS encoding DUF882 domain-containing protein: protein MRKRLVDFDAVGWLKRGLATLGAFAVASFCLTVAAQAETRTLKLYNTHTKERVSITFKRNGRYIPEGLREANRFLRDWRRNEIIKMDPELLDLVWEVYRKVGARDYIHVVSSYRSPATNNMLRKRSRGVAKNSQHTLGKAMDFYIPGVNLAKLRATGLRKQVGGVGYYPRSGSPFVHMDTGSVRHWPKMSRSQLAKVFPNGKTLHIPRDGKPMSGYKVALAESKSKKSRSSRPTIVASNNRSTPSTRNQNLTNPGKPLPAPANATATRESNSSGGGNLFASLFGGGQSNERDTQRPGAVGNQPPANLTARVSPVIENPPVPGRKVLAAEPETPAAEPTLVASAAPTLKPVDETPTIVASAAPAVTPAPAPAPNTLDAQRVALESGQPALPNQTLDSRFQVARAPAQKPNTGLSEAAQIAAATLGQTGGVPVPQAAPADDPVAAIAAATGTAVPSPVPAPRAGTTLAYASATATPPSLSRSLRPSVSPQQRPATTASAGTAAGTSARPTVSGRIPRDQIVDPLAGFASLPDKSEPTLLSGVGTTRHKTFAWLSHPNQRALKNVMKPGNRFVAASFDSSPNGGLRTDRFDGGPAVIVLPVRFAR, encoded by the coding sequence TTGCGTAAACGGTTAGTTGATTTCGACGCCGTCGGATGGCTGAAGCGTGGCCTGGCAACACTGGGCGCGTTTGCGGTTGCGTCATTCTGCCTGACGGTAGCGGCCCAGGCCGAGACCCGTACGCTCAAGCTGTACAACACGCATACCAAAGAGCGTGTCTCGATCACCTTCAAGAGAAACGGCCGCTATATTCCCGAAGGTCTGCGCGAAGCGAACCGCTTCCTGCGCGACTGGCGCCGGAACGAAATCATCAAAATGGATCCGGAACTCCTGGATCTCGTCTGGGAAGTCTACCGGAAAGTCGGCGCGCGGGACTACATTCACGTCGTCTCGAGCTACCGTTCGCCGGCCACCAACAACATGTTGCGCAAGCGCTCGCGCGGTGTTGCCAAGAACAGCCAGCACACGCTCGGCAAGGCAATGGACTTCTACATTCCAGGCGTCAATCTGGCCAAGCTCAGGGCTACGGGCCTGCGCAAGCAGGTTGGCGGTGTCGGTTATTATCCGCGTTCAGGCTCACCATTTGTGCATATGGACACAGGCAGCGTCCGCCACTGGCCGAAGATGAGCCGGTCGCAGCTGGCCAAGGTCTTTCCGAACGGCAAGACCCTGCACATTCCGCGGGACGGCAAGCCTATGAGCGGCTACAAGGTTGCTCTTGCCGAAAGCAAATCCAAGAAATCGCGCAGCTCCCGGCCGACAATTGTCGCTTCGAACAATCGCTCCACGCCCAGCACGCGCAACCAGAACCTGACCAACCCTGGCAAACCCTTGCCCGCCCCGGCAAACGCAACCGCCACGCGCGAGTCGAATTCCTCAGGTGGCGGCAATCTTTTCGCAAGCCTGTTCGGCGGTGGCCAGAGCAATGAACGCGACACACAGCGCCCCGGTGCCGTCGGCAATCAGCCGCCGGCAAACCTGACGGCAAGAGTGTCCCCGGTCATCGAGAACCCGCCCGTTCCAGGCCGCAAGGTGCTGGCCGCGGAACCGGAAACTCCCGCTGCGGAACCGACCCTTGTGGCCAGCGCGGCTCCCACCCTCAAGCCTGTGGACGAGACCCCGACCATTGTTGCGAGTGCAGCTCCCGCCGTCACTCCGGCGCCTGCACCTGCGCCCAACACGCTTGACGCACAGCGCGTTGCGCTGGAATCCGGACAGCCGGCCCTGCCGAACCAGACGCTCGACAGCCGCTTTCAGGTCGCCCGGGCCCCGGCCCAGAAGCCCAATACGGGCCTGAGCGAGGCCGCGCAGATTGCCGCCGCAACTCTTGGGCAGACCGGAGGCGTTCCGGTTCCTCAAGCGGCCCCGGCGGACGATCCGGTGGCAGCCATTGCAGCTGCGACCGGCACTGCCGTGCCCTCGCCTGTTCCCGCACCACGCGCCGGCACAACGCTGGCTTATGCATCGGCAACAGCGACGCCGCCCAGCCTGAGCCGCTCCCTGCGTCCGTCCGTAAGTCCGCAGCAGCGGCCCGCGACGACGGCAAGTGCCGGCACCGCAGCAGGTACGTCGGCGCGCCCGACCGTCTCCGGCCGTATCCCGCGTGATCAGATCGTCGATCCGCTCGCCGGATTTGCGAGCCTGCCGGACAAGTCAGAGCCGACGCTCCTGTCCGGGGTCGGCACCACACGACACAAGACATTCGCCTGGCTGAGCCATCCCAACCAGCGCGCCCTGAAAAACGTCATGAAACCGGGCAACCGCTTCGTCGCAGCAAGCTTCGACTCCAGTCCGAATGGAGGCCTGCGCACCGACCGGTTCGACGGTGGTCCGGCCGTGATCGTGCTTCCGGTCCGGTTCGCCCGCTAA
- a CDS encoding DUF2312 domain-containing protein, whose product MSDPGGVAADQLRAFVERIERLEEEKKVIADDIKDVYAEAKGNGYDVKILRKVVSLRKKQPHEREEEEAVLDLYMHALGMAGPAMPEG is encoded by the coding sequence ATGTCCGATCCGGGTGGAGTGGCAGCCGATCAGCTGCGGGCATTCGTGGAGCGCATCGAGCGCCTGGAAGAAGAAAAGAAGGTCATTGCCGACGACATCAAGGATGTCTACGCGGAAGCCAAGGGCAACGGCTATGACGTGAAGATCCTGCGCAAGGTGGTCAGCCTGCGCAAGAAACAGCCGCATGAGCGCGAAGAGGAAGAGGCCGTTCTGGACCTTTACATGCACGCGCTCGGCATGGCCGGCCCGGCAATGCCGGAAGGCTAG
- a CDS encoding DUF1244 domain-containing protein, which yields MDEQTKLELEAAVFRRLVDHLRSRTDVQNIDMMNLAGFCRNCLSNWYQDAAAEKGLELDKAGAREIVYGMPYDDWKNKYQTEASAEQKAAFEQNKPQH from the coding sequence ATGGATGAACAAACCAAACTGGAACTGGAAGCCGCTGTATTCCGCCGTCTTGTGGATCATCTGCGCAGCCGCACGGACGTGCAGAATATCGACATGATGAATCTGGCGGGCTTTTGCCGCAACTGCCTGTCCAACTGGTATCAGGACGCTGCAGCTGAAAAGGGCCTTGAGCTCGACAAGGCGGGCGCCCGGGAGATCGTTTACGGCATGCCCTATGACGACTGGAAAAACAAATACCAGACCGAGGCCAGTGCCGAACAGAAGGCGGCGTTTGAACAGAACAAGCCGCAGCACTGA
- a CDS encoding N-formylglutamate amidohydrolase encodes MIETAAASGVAFEPTEYINGNADSGLLLLCDHARNTVPPGYGDLGVPAEQFERHIGYDIGARAVTVELAQRLKAPACLTTFSRLLIDPNRGDDDPTLIMRLSDGAVVPGNAWVDAAERAHRIATFHKPYHDLIDQTLDVMVAKAPPPVIVSIHSFTPVWRGVPRPWHVTVLWDSDPRAVRPMLDGLRAQEDLVVGDNEPYDGALKNDTMYRHASRRGLAHVLLELRQDLIADQPGALEWADRLEPILKTIASNLECRRIQHFKSRSDTE; translated from the coding sequence ATGATAGAAACTGCAGCCGCCTCTGGCGTGGCGTTTGAGCCAACCGAATATATTAACGGCAACGCGGATAGCGGCCTCTTGCTACTGTGTGATCACGCCCGCAACACGGTGCCGCCCGGATATGGCGACCTGGGCGTGCCGGCGGAGCAGTTCGAACGTCATATCGGTTATGACATCGGCGCCAGGGCGGTGACAGTCGAACTGGCGCAGCGGCTCAAGGCCCCGGCCTGCCTGACCACTTTTTCCCGCCTTCTGATCGACCCCAACCGCGGCGACGATGACCCGACCCTGATCATGCGCCTGTCGGATGGCGCGGTCGTTCCGGGCAATGCATGGGTGGATGCTGCCGAGCGCGCCCACCGGATTGCGACCTTTCACAAGCCTTACCACGACCTGATCGACCAGACGCTGGATGTGATGGTCGCCAAGGCGCCGCCGCCGGTTATTGTGTCCATTCACAGTTTCACACCGGTCTGGCGCGGCGTGCCGCGGCCGTGGCACGTCACAGTGCTGTGGGACAGCGATCCGCGCGCCGTGCGGCCGATGCTGGACGGGTTGAGGGCTCAGGAAGACCTTGTTGTGGGCGACAATGAGCCATATGACGGCGCTCTCAAAAACGACACAATGTACCGGCACGCATCGCGCCGAGGGCTCGCGCATGTGCTTCTGGAACTGCGCCAGGATCTTATTGCAGATCAGCCGGGCGCCCTGGAGTGGGCGGACCGTCTGGAGCCGATCCTGAAAACCATTGCCAGCAACCTGGAGTGCCGGCGTATTCAGCATTTCAAGTCGCGCAGCGACACGGAGTGA
- a CDS encoding DUF1036 domain-containing protein, with amino-acid sequence MSAPTKAAFAGVLSVLLLSAFSDDARADLRLCNKTDSQVGVAIGYKDKTDWVTEGWWNLASNSCETLVPGALVSRYYYIYAVDYDQFGEWGGRAFMCTREKEFTIRGIEDCVARGFERTGFFEIDTGEQSSWTVQLTEPVQQGTGGR; translated from the coding sequence ATGAGCGCGCCTACAAAAGCTGCCTTTGCCGGTGTCCTCTCCGTGCTGCTTCTTTCCGCCTTCAGCGACGACGCCAGGGCCGATCTGCGCCTGTGCAACAAGACTGACAGCCAGGTCGGCGTTGCAATCGGCTACAAGGACAAGACCGATTGGGTCACTGAAGGCTGGTGGAACCTCGCTTCCAATTCCTGCGAGACACTGGTGCCGGGCGCATTGGTGTCACGATACTATTACATCTACGCAGTTGATTACGACCAATTCGGCGAATGGGGTGGCCGGGCCTTCATGTGCACCCGGGAAAAAGAGTTCACCATTCGCGGAATTGAGGACTGTGTAGCTCGCGGGTTTGAGCGGACAGGCTTCTTTGAAATCGACACGGGCGAACAGAGCAGCTGGACGGTCCAGCTGACCGAGCCCGTGCAACAGGGGACAGGTGGGCGATGA